The following nucleotide sequence is from Solanum dulcamara chromosome 7, daSolDulc1.2, whole genome shotgun sequence.
GAGATTTGGCATGGCTTCCAAGAGAGGTAATGGTTAAAGATACAGTCACATTCGAATGCGGGTCAGGCTTTGATGGTCTAACAAATTGACACGTGTAAGGAAAACACTGAGACGTAGGTGTTACTGTTGTGTATGGTTGGCAATGTTACGATGACGTAGCATTTCAATTaagattataatatttttagcaACATATAAACATATAttcttagagcctgtttggatgaccttaaaaaaaataacttttatgtatgaaatgtttttagaattttgaagtgctgaaagttatttttataaataagcagttgagtgtttggataaaagtgcttatgttgaaaataagtgtttaaattttaggattaaaagaataaaaaggctagtttgagaatttagttaaaatataagagatataaaagtaattttcatggtcaaacaaaatggctttaagcacttagaaaaaaataattagaaatcctaacttttcatttttgactgactttaaaaattttatgacttaaagttagtATTAGGCAAATACgtccaaaagttaaaaaaaggttttaagttggttttgaccaacttaaagtcaatccaaacgagcTCTTAGTTAGGCCTTAGCTCACATCTATGTTCTCCAACTTAGaatatgtataattaaatatctaaatttataaaaaattgaataattaagCATACATATATTACATGGCATACTACACATAGAATgtgaattatatataaatttaagtaattatttatatacattaaaaattttaaaacataaatatcagttaaataaaattaaaggatACTTTCCGTATTATCCCACTCTTTATATCGTAGATTTAACTTGTATGTACGTGTAAAATAAAGAGAGTTTACAATATCATTATGATTCAACATATTACTCTCTATAAttgatttttatataattagtgTTAAGCCTATTATAAACCATTACttgtaatattttttctttcaagtaatcttataaactaaaaatatgttcataatatACAAAATTAACCTGATAGTACTATCATCTTTTCAGTCAGAATGGCAATTGGGTCCCTGGTTGAGTAATTTTTGGAGACTAGTGTCACGGATTTAGACTTCAATTAAGACCttcgtgcggcacttgacaacttacttaCGAATCTTTTACGAttttgcaagctcaagtaagcctctaaGACTAGATAGGTTTTGTATTACTTGAAAGAATGTTTGATTTctggatatttttttttaaatgaatgtctcctctatttatactattcttaagaaatttaagcgtaaataaaaattgctatacaaattttttcatatttacaaaaaaattccTAATCTAGAATTATCTACACATACTAGAGAATTCTAGCTCTATGTAttttaagacttctctacaaTATTCCACAAGAATTTAGAGTCTTCTACAaacttcaccaaaattcttGATTCTTCCTCCTTTAAGATCAAGTGGCGGATCATAACACTAGAGTCTAGACACGAAGGCTGCTAAATAATTTAACTGACTAAAAGACAAAAACATTACCCTATTTAgactactttttattttttaggtaaaattttcttttattattatagtTATAATATcttaaaacttaaaataaaaaaatttaatgaaatttgaTTGTAGCATATACTTGGAAAAAGTCTACCTCACACATGGACAAATTGACAAAATATATACTGTGCTAAAAAGCTGGATGCCATGTTGGTGATTTTTTATGGTCAAATTCAAAGCTCTTTAAATAGtgcatttatttaaaatttagtaAAGGAATAAAACTGTAGACCAACTCAAATTATTTTGTAAAAGAAAAGGTAAGTAGTATTAATTAATACCCAAGTGATAAATTTCTCTTTTGAGGAGTGAAAATAGGAAAgtgtttaaatattttagacAAATTGGTTCAATGAAGTTGACCAAACAGTTCAGCTTGTCCGCAGTTACCAAAATACTTTATCACTTAACTCATACAACTAAGGTTAATAAGTCGTATAATATGTGAGACTTCTTTTTTACCTCGCAATTTTGTGAATACGattcatataaataatttttttcactatCTTGTTGGTAAAAATGTAGTAcaaaaagataataaaaaatagtgaaagaaaagaacaaaagatgaaaCGTGCAATGTAATTTACTGTCGGATAAGATAGACAAAGGCGACGCCTGAACTAAACCTCAAAAACCTCTGTTAGTGAAAGGGATTCTTCAACTgtttaaaaattacatttttgacaatttttctcttctttttcttttcgtGTTGTATTAATGTATATGGTGtaaatttagtaaaatattaaatatgttgcttAGTTTTCTAGATTGTTTTTTATATCAAACATGGTAATTTTCCAATACTTTAAACACAAGGCTTTTGGCAGCTTCTCTGTTTGCCTTCCCTTATTATTCCAATGTTTGTCATGACATATACAGTGATGCCCTACCAATAATTAAGTAGACTACCAAAGTTcgatactttttttttattactattatataATGAAAATGTGTAGTAGAGTTCTCACCTGTTTTCTTCTGTTTGCTGTCCATTCatttatttatacatttttgTAGTATCGTATTTTTTCCATCTCTCTCTGTCCCCCATCTTCTTCCAGCCTTctccacacacaaaaaaaaaccaatcagaagagaggaaaaaatattttcttttttgtgttTGATTATTGTTCTAGTTACTGATCTATTTCAACATTGAAATTGAAATCCTTCCTTATCAATTCTTTTTCAATCGGACAAATCGGTTTATTTTGGATTTGTACCgatagttttgctatttttggtaattttggcGCTTACCCATTTGATTGTTTAACGAGATCTACAAATTTTTTTCTAGTTCAATTTGTCTACGGCATTTATCGCCGGGGCGCCGACAGACTTTTCTTGATTCTCCGGTTATCTTTTGGTACTGattctttctttccttaaagCGGTTAATAGACAAGTGATAATAGCTGGAAAGTTTAGGCAGTGCGTGTAGTGTTTTGCTTAGTATTTGTTCCCTTCTCTCTTCACGCGTGGCGCTACCTTTTGCACTTGTGTTAATGTTACCACTTCCAAAACGCTAAATTACAACTGTTTCTAACTGGCTTTTGGACTTTTTTTTGAGGGAAAAAGGATAAATGGATATGCACACTGAAGTCAATGGTTTGATCTGATTCCTTAAAAATTCAACGTCACCATCCAATActccaaaaattaatttctttcgTATTGTTTTTCTGTTTTACCATCTCAATAAAAATGATGCGAATGAAGACCAAAACCACCGGTATGCCTCCGATGATGAACGACAGTACCGCCGCAGGCGAAAACGAGTGGGAAGTCCGACCCGGTGGAATGTTGGTCCAGAAGCGTAACCCGGATTCGGAAAACCGCCCTCCTCCACCCCCAATTCGGATCCGGGTTAAGTATGGCTCAATTTATCATGAAatcaatatcagttctcaagcAACTTTTGGtaagtccaaaaaaaaaaatctccttttttttccatattttattATGCTATTTTTTGTTTTACATTATTTGTGAATTGTTGAAGGGGAATTGAAGAAAATGTTAACGGGGCCGACAGGGCTGCACCACCAAGATCAAAAGTTGTTGTACAAAGACAAAGAAAGAGACAACAATGCTTTCCTTGATATTGCCGGTGTTAAGGATAAGTCAAAAATTGTTGTAATTGAAGACCCGCTTAGCCAAGAGAAACGGTACCTTGAGTTGAGAAAGAATGCTAAGATGGAGAAAGCTGCTAAAACTATATCAGACATCAGTTTTGAAGTCGACAGGCTTGCTGGACAGGTAATGTTTCGTAATATGTGAGATTGGTAATATGTTAAATTGTTTATACTGTCGGTGTATATAAGTACAATCTTTATTTTATTGGCTAAAGGCTTGGATATAGATAAGATATTCGTGTTGGtttagtaagtttattttggatTTTGCTTAGGTGTCTGCATTCGAatcaataatttccaaaggtgCAAAAGTTGTTGAGAAGGATTTGGTTAAGGTGATTGAGTTGTTGATGAATCAATTGCTTAAATTGGATGGAATTGTAGCTGAAGGTGATGTTAAATTACAGAGAAAAATGCAGGTAATTAGCTTAATCTCTGCCCTGCTACATCAATTTTAGCTTTTGGAATGGACTAAAACATGGTATCTGTTTTTGCTCAGGTGAAAAGAGTGCAAAAATATGTCGAAACACTAGATGTGTTGAAGATGAAAAATTCAGCATCATCGAGCAACGGGAATCACATTCCGAAACAGGAATCATCACCGTCTCCTCAACAGCACCAGCGCAGGTATTCCAACGAGCAAGCATCGTCACCAGTTCAAAACCAGAATGGCAGGCATTCATTCGCCAATTCGCCTACACAAGCAAAACATCAGGAGCCATCCAGGCACTCAGCCTCGGGTTCTGTCGTCATAACTACACAGTGGGAAACATTTGATCCCGCACCAGGGCCATTGGTGGATCATTACTCAACCACGACGCCAAACAATAATAGCCATGCTTCCTCTGCTCAACCTCGATTCAATTGGGATTTGCTCTGAGAAGAGTAGTAAGTCTTTAGTAGAAGAAAAGTTATCTTTGCTTATTAGTTTTGAGGAACTGTGTGAGTGTGAAATTTCTTCTTTTCACAAGTTGGTTTGGTTGGTACCTATTCTCCAATTCTTTTTTTGTATGTAGAGGGTCCTGTTAGATTCCCCTGTTTCATATGATGATCATATCCACTTGATCAATAATTGGGAGTCACTACATAAGGTTCCATCATGCTTATCACCAATTTCCAGATTGTAATGTTATCTTGTTGATAGGCCATGATATTAATAGGCATTCACATGTAGATTCATAATACTTTTGAgtagcaaaaaaaaataaaaaaattcaatgaaCAACACTTGCATTTTGCTCAAAGTATCTAGCTTTTTACTTTGTTAAAGTTAAGCTAGCTAGAATGTGAATCTTCTAGTCACttagattttgaataaaaaaaacacaaaatataTGGTGGTGAGAAATAATGATTGATCTTTATTCCTTGCTTGTTGTGAAGGGTGCAAAATGACAAAAGGGAACATGAACTAGTTGGATTTCTTGTAATTGATTAACTAACCCATCCAAATGATAGAAGGAAAGTAGTGGGATGCTGAAAAAAGGGAAATGATGACCATGTGTTTAGTTTAACCATTAAAATAAACAGGTTCTTGATATCTAGATCTAATGATTAGTCTATGGTGGTTTCACCATAGACTTTATACTGTTACTTTCTTGTCCTTCCACCATTCTGTTTTCCAATGAATCATCTTATTACTGCTTCTTCAGATTGTTGCTTGGATTGAATAGCTTCCTTTCTTTCTCCCCAAAAGGGGAAAAAGTAGCACGAAACATCCGCGTTTATGCATGGCCGCACTCCTTGAGGCATGGTGTTAGCACAACacacataagataaaataaatcatatgaATATAATTTTACTGTCGTTCCAAgactt
It contains:
- the LOC129895529 gene encoding BAG family molecular chaperone regulator 1; translated protein: MMRMKTKTTGMPPMMNDSTAAGENEWEVRPGGMLVQKRNPDSENRPPPPPIRIRVKYGSIYHEINISSQATFGELKKMLTGPTGLHHQDQKLLYKDKERDNNAFLDIAGVKDKSKIVVIEDPLSQEKRYLELRKNAKMEKAAKTISDISFEVDRLAGQVSAFESIISKGAKVVEKDLVKVIELLMNQLLKLDGIVAEGDVKLQRKMQVKRVQKYVETLDVLKMKNSASSSNGNHIPKQESSPSPQQHQRRYSNEQASSPVQNQNGRHSFANSPTQAKHQEPSRHSASGSVVITTQWETFDPAPGPLVDHYSTTTPNNNSHASSAQPRFNWDLL